One Deltaproteobacteria bacterium genomic window, CACCAGCGCCAGGCCGGAGATTGCCAGCAGGTAGACCCAGCCGATACCCAGGAGTCTAGTTCGCACGAGCCGCTTCCTCGCCGGCGAGCCCGCCTTCGAGGCCTTCCATGTCCAGGCCGTCGGACGGCGCCACCACCACGGTCTCCGCCGGCGGGAAATGGAGCCGGATCGAATCCCCGCGGTTGATGGCCTCGCGGTGATGCCGCCTCACCCTGACCGGCTGGCCGCAGGACTCGACGGTGTGCACGTAACCCTCGCCGACATAGCTCGACGAGGCCACGGTGCCGGTGACGAGATTGGCGGCCTCCGCCGGAATGTCACCGTCGATCTCGATGTCTTCCGGACGGATGCCCAACATGCAACTCGCCCCGGCCGCAAAACCCTCGCGGGCGGTCCGTTGCGCGTCGAGCTGGCCGAAGGCCGTCTCCACGCGCGCCGTGTCCCCGTTGCCGCCACGGTAGACCGCCGGAAAAATGTTCATGTCGCCGATGAAGCGCGCGACGAACTCGTTTTCCGGACGGTGGTAGACCGCCTGCGGATCGCCGATCTGGACGATGCGGCCCTCCGACATCACCGCGATGCGGTCGCCGGTTTCCAGGGCTTCAGCCTGGTTGTGGGTGACGTGGATCGTCGTCAGGTTGAGCCGGTGCATCAGGTCGCGCATCTGGGCGCGCAGCCGGACCTGGAGCTTGAAGTCCAGGTTACTCAGCGGCTCGTCCATCAACAGGATGCGGGGCTGCAGCGCCAGCGCCCGCGCCAGCGCCACCCGCTGCTGCTGGCCGCCGCTCAGCGTGATCACCGGCCGTGCGGCCAGGGCGTCGAGGCCGAGCATCTCGAGCACCTCGCCGACGCGGTCCCGCACCGACTCCTTGTCCATCTTCAGGCGGCCGCGCCGGAGCGGGAAGGCGATGTTCTCGAACACGTCCATGTGCGGCCAGATGGCGTAGGACTGGAACACCATGGCGATGGGGCGTTGATCGGGCGGGACGAAAAAGCCGTTTTCGGCGTCGAAGATGGGATGCCCGTCGATGCGGATCTCGCCCGCGGTGGGCCGTTCCAGTCCGGCGATGGAACGCAGCATGGTGGTCTTGCCGCAGCCCGACGGGCCCAGCAGGACGAAGAACTCGCCCGTGGCGATGTCCAGGTCGATGCCGCGCAGGGCGTGCACCACGCCGTCCCGCAATGGAAACTTCGCCTCAAGACGCCGTGTCTGCAGCACCGCCATCGTTCGGTTCCAGGGTTACGGTCTATTCGGACGCGAGAACCCCTTCGTCCTGCAGCCGCTTGATGGTGGCTTCGGCCGTGGCGCGCGCATCGCCGCCGGTGTCGCTGGACATGAAGGTCTGCTTCTCGAATTCACGGCCGAAGAACTCGGACTTGACCTGTGCCGGGAAGTTCATGAACACCTCGGTGCGCCGCTTCCGCTGCCGGTCGAGATCGACGGTGGAGACCAGCACGGATTCGCCCGCCCCGTCGATGCGGGCGTCGACGTGGCCGAGGTAGTTGACGACCGTGGAGGCGCCGCGCGTGCCCTGCGCCGCGCTGTACCGGCCGCTCAGCGCGCCGGCGTTGGCGGAGGCCACGTACACGAGGTTCTCGTAGGCGCGCGACCGGCGCACCTGGTCGCGCGTCTCGGCCATGGGCCCGTTGGTCTCGGTGGTGGGGTGCAGCAGGATCTCGGCGCCGCGAAAGGTCAGGGCGCGCGACAGCTCGAAGAAGTTCACGTCGTGCTCCACGATCGTCGCGAGCCGCCCGTACGGCGTATCGAGCACCGGGAACAAGGAGTCCTCGCCGTACCGCCGGACGTACTCCGTGTACACGTCCGCCGGACAGACGCTGGGGATCAGCCCTTCCACGTTGTGCTCGTGGCACTTGCGGTAGCGCAGTTCCACGGCGCCGGAGGGACCGGCGATGAAGCCCGTCGTGAACCACACCTCGGACCAGTCCGGGTCCCGTTCGAAGGCGGCTCCCGCCACGTAGACCCCGTGCTCCCGTGCGAACGCCCCGATCACTTCGGTCTCGGGCCCGGGTATCTCGATGCAGACCGCCTTCCAGTCATCGGGTGTGCGCTTGTGGTTGAACCCCTGAAGCCACGCTTCGGGGAACACCACGACGCGCGCCTCGTCCCGGACCACCGCCGCCTCGGCGATATCCAGCCCGCGCCGGAGGTTGCGGGCGATGACGTCGTCCTTGCGGTCCGGGTCGTCGATGACCTCGATGGACGACTGGACACAGGCGATCTGGAACTTCTTCGGCATGGTCAGGCCAGGGCGCGGTTCTGTTGTTCCGACGGGGCCGCCGGTTCGTATCCCTCGGGCGGCGCGTAGACCCCGTCCCGGAGATAGCGCGCGATCACCGCCTCCGTGCTCTGCCGCGCCTCGGACTTGTGCGCGATGGGCG contains:
- a CDS encoding ABC transporter ATP-binding protein translates to MAVLQTRRLEAKFPLRDGVVHALRGIDLDIATGEFFVLLGPSGCGKTTMLRSIAGLERPTAGEIRIDGHPIFDAENGFFVPPDQRPIAMVFQSYAIWPHMDVFENIAFPLRRGRLKMDKESVRDRVGEVLEMLGLDALAARPVITLSGGQQQRVALARALALQPRILLMDEPLSNLDFKLQVRLRAQMRDLMHRLNLTTIHVTHNQAEALETGDRIAVMSEGRIVQIGDPQAVYHRPENEFVARFIGDMNIFPAVYRGGNGDTARVETAFGQLDAQRTAREGFAAGASCMLGIRPEDIEIDGDIPAEAANLVTGTVASSSYVGEGYVHTVESCGQPVRVRRHHREAINRGDSIRLHFPPAETVVVAPSDGLDMEGLEGGLAGEEAARAN